Below is a window of Sulfitobacter sp. BSw21498 DNA.
CGGCCCAAGGCGACCCGCTGTTTCTGGCCGCCCGACAGGGTGGCGGGGGCGCGGTCCAGCAGGGTCTCTAGCCCCAACAGGGCGACCACATCCTTTTGGGCGGGGCCGGTGCTGCCGCGCGGCGCATAGCGGGCCCCAAACATCAGGTTCTGCGCCACGGTCAGATGCGGAAACAGCCGCGCATCTTGAAACACGGTACCAAGGCGGCGTTTGTGCGGCGGCACGTAGATGCCGCGTTCGGTGTCCAGCAGCACCTCGCCGTCGATAAGGACGCGCCCGCGGTCAGGCTGCAAAAGCCCCCCAACCGCGTTGATCACGGTGGATTTTCCGGCCCCCGACCGGCCAAACAGCGCAGTGATGCCCGGCCCGGCTTCAAGCGCGAGGTCCAGCGCAAAGCCGTCAAAGCGGTGCGACAGGGACAGCGAGAGCGTCATGCGCCTGCAATCCGTTTTGCAACGCGGCGGGCCAGCACCTCGGACAAAAGCACGGCGCCTACGGCGATGACTGATGACATGAGCACCATCACCACGGCCTGACCCTCACCACCGGGAATTTGCAGCGCAGCCCAGATGGCGCTTGGCAGGGTCTGGGTCTGGCCGGGGATATTGGCGACAAAGGTGATCGTGGCCCCGAACTCGCCCATGGCTTTGGCAAAGCCCATGACTGTCCCCGCCAGCACACCGGGCAAGATAAGCGGCAGGGTGACGCGGGCAAAGACGGCGGCGCGGGGGGCACCCAAGGTTGCGGCAGCGTCCTCGAGCTTGGGGTCGACCGCCTCTATCGCCAGCCGCATGGCACGGACCATCAGCGGGAACCCCATGATGATCGCGGCCAGCACCGCGCCGGACCAATGGAACGCCAGTTGCAGCCCGATTGCGTCCAGCGCACGGCCCAAGGGCGCGTTCCGCCCGAACGCCATCAGCAACAGATAGCCCGTCACCACAGGCGGCAAAACCAGCGGCAGGTGCACGGCGGCATTCAGCAGCGCCTTGCCCCAGAACTCACGTCGCGCCAGCAACCACGCCACCCAAAGCGCAAGCGGTATTGCCAGCAGTGTCGCCCAACAGGCCACCCAAAGCGACAGGCGCAGCGCGTCCCATGCGGCGGCGTCTACCGTCATTCGGGCCGCGGCTCGAAGCCGTAGCGGGCAAAGACCGCACGTGCCCCCTCCGAGCGCAGATGCGCCATGAAGGCGGCCCCGCTGTCCGTCAAAGCCGCGGCAGGGTAGGTGATCGGGCTGTGTGTATCCTTTGGGATGTCATAGACGATGCGGACCTGCGGCTCTGCCATGGCGTCGGTGCGGTAGACCACACCAAGCGGCGTCTCTGCCCGTGCAACAAGGGCAAGGGCGCTGCGCACGTTATCTGTCTCTGCCAGATGCGCAGAGATGGCTTCCCATTGTCCGGTTTTCTCGAACCATTCACGCGCATAGATACCAGCGGGCA
It encodes the following:
- the modB gene encoding molybdate ABC transporter permease subunit, whose product is MTVDAAAWDALRLSLWVACWATLLAIPLALWVAWLLARREFWGKALLNAAVHLPLVLPPVVTGYLLLMAFGRNAPLGRALDAIGLQLAFHWSGAVLAAIIMGFPLMVRAMRLAIEAVDPKLEDAAATLGAPRAAVFARVTLPLILPGVLAGTVMGFAKAMGEFGATITFVANIPGQTQTLPSAIWAALQIPGGEGQAVVMVLMSSVIAVGAVLLSEVLARRVAKRIAGA